The sequence TTgctattttggctatttttaaaCTTCTTTGCCTTATGTTATcttaaaaactaaaagaaaactacaaaaatattttctttattttagattattgatattttgtttagttagttttattttattttatcttacaAAGGATTAAAAAGAAAAGTTTCAAAAATACTTTTACTTGGTTTAATGTAATATTAAATTATAAGTATTTAGTAAATACCGAGTATTATTTAGATTTctctaatataattattttatttttctttctaataTTACTTATTATAGATAACTAGTATTTTTGTGTAGTAATTTTATATTACcattaatgaaaaaaaaaaaagaacaaaccaaataaagcaaaacaaaaggaaaagaaagcaaggagGCAAAGAACGAATGAAGCAAAAtcagagacaagaaaggaaattTAAGTGATTCCTTCCCTTATTTTTTGTCCTCATACCCACgtgctttttttatttatttaatttttgtcaaTGACCTATTGCCACATAATCACATTCACATGCACATTAACAGATTTTGGCTTTCATTCTTATGCCCCTCCTATTTTCATGTGCACGGTCCCGGTAATGCAAAGGATTGATCTTTTTCAATTGAGGGGGACCACACGTTTTATTTCTAGAGGATTCTTTTCTTTGCCCCCAAACATAATTCTCACCCCTTGGACTTATATAACACGGACATCTAACACACCCAAAAGGGGGAGCGAGAAACAAAGTGATGAGGAACGGCACAAATAGAGGGAGGAACGGAATAGTAGCAAGATACAGTAGGAGCAAAAATCCCTAACGCCGCATAAGTCCTCTTCCACACCAAGACTCCAACACCCAGAAACACATTTAAACACTCATCTTCTCATAGCCACATAAGTACTAACTTGAGGTCATGTAAAGCAAAAACAAAGCTCCGTCACTTTTATTTTTGTCGGCAACGAGTATCGCTCACTCACCATAACTGCCGAAAAACCATAGTCCATTTCTTAGCGTCTCGGCAAATCGTTATTCGAGGTTCCATCTTGGTTGGTTTCCATTCGAGGTTTGGTTTGAAGTTGGTCAGTGGAGGTTCGAGGTTGCCGACGAGGATCGCGGTCTAGGTCCCGTCACCAGTTTTCCAGTTTTCCAGTTTTGCTTCAAATAACTTTTTGAAACTGCTGTATTATTTGCCTCGTAGTCCTGCCATTCATCTAATTTTCAGAAGAGTTTCGACTCGACATTGAGGTCTAATTCTTACTCTGCTCTTTGAAGGCTTATCATGTGATTTTTGTGAATGTTGGATGAAGATGAATGCACTCTGattgttattttttttccttttttcgttTGATTGCTTGTCCGCAATTCTGTTCCTCTATTTAGTCCATTATCCTGACTTGTATCCTTGTTATTAGTTAATTGATTTCAGGGAAATGTGATACGAATGGGGTCTAGGGGGCTAATCTAGTTAACTTGCGTAGGCTATAATTTTATCCTAGCAACGTTTGGGCTGAATTTATTAAGAAAGGTTAAGAGACACAAATTGATGAAAGAATCTCTGCTTCCATAAAGTTAATGGGGTTTTGTTAGCAAGAGTTAAAAGATAATTTTTGGCTTAGGATAATTTGTGTTGCTATTTATTCTCATTTCATCAATTGATTCGCTAGTAGAATGACTAGGCCGCCATCACTTAGGTAGGCAATATTAGGACGTTTTGTTCGTTTTGAGGCGAGAtgtcgttcccttagttaaatttatccgggaaATGCCCCGaagaatttgtatatattttattccgggGAATGCCCTGTAGTATTCTGTAATTGGAAGTCGTGACGAACATCGTAGAAGAAGTAGCGTAATTTAGAACTTTAATTTTCCTTCTtgtaattttctttcatttaggtggggacgacctcgagcttCTTTggtatttgttttccttttctatgATTTTACCTCAATTTGAATGCTTTAAAAACCAACTAGATAGAGTACGTAACCGTGACCttcacgggacttggggagtgcctaacaccttctccccgagtcaaatgaacccccttacccaaatctctggtACAGACTTAGTTTTTGAGTCTCAAgtattttgaaaggaaaaaattacttttagagaaacggtgacctgacacaccgaaatcaaatgtcaggtggcgactctgagttatttccttttgaacacaattttgtcacttttgaaattgaaaaacccTTTCGAGCTTTAAGAAATCTTTTTATTAATTAAGAGGGTTAAGTGaggtttgttttgaaaaaaaggtgtgacatctctggcgactctgctgaggacTTGTGGGTTCGAGCTAGTACTTGATTTTGTTGGCTTTtagaatatttggttgaggtttttATGTTTTTTCATTAACTTTActtaatttttattatgtttttatattttgttatttGCTAGTTGTTTATGTGTTTACAGTTTTTGCTTTATGTGTTTACTGCTTTGTAACTGTCATCATATGCATTACTCGGTCAATTCTTTCTGCAACAACTCTCGGAGTACGCGTCACGTACACGAACTCTTCGTTGAGTCACCCTTATTTTAGAAGGGGGCCGTCAgacgtatggagtgggtggaaagcttgagcagccaccatcgaccatacgctcccccGAATTATCTTGTTAGTGAACCCCTaacttaggtcagcctttaggtcatttttagttgcatcatgtcatttagaCCTAGTAGGGCTCGGTCCCAAGTACCGTGTTCCTTTGTAGGACGCCTgtccaaattttgtcaaaatgggcCCGTGACCCAAAATGACATTTaatcatcctatgtgctacatattGCATCTGTGAGGGTAAAatggtcatttggcggaccgatGCCTTGGAAATAAGGGtgaaaaatgaagcaagtagggcctaCTCACATCTTTCTTTCATAGttttccaaaaatcaaaaaaaattgattgaaaatgaaaaatccaaaaaagattttacactctcctattatttttcaaaaattcaaaaaaagaaagaaaaagaaaatttaaaaagattttacacttttccattattttccaaaatattcaaaaaaaaaaagagaaaaagaaaatccaaaaagattttacatttttcataattttccaaaaattcaaaaaaaatgaaaaagaaatccaaaagtttttacatttttcgtaatttttcgaaaagacaaaaaatatagtttttttcaaattagttgcatcttcccgaactacgcgaacccgATTTTCGTCTTCCGgagcgggatacgtaggcaacccacatagggtccggtttTCCTAGTAGGTCCTAGGTTCTTGGCTTCCAGAgtcgtagccaaatcttgcatgtataGCCATATTTGGCCACATCGgtcgtttttgcaaaaataggaGTATTTTTCTCAAAGTAGTTTGTTATCTCCTGTCTTAAAGCCCTGAGTATACAATAAAGTGTCCTCTCAATTCTAAGGTTCATTCCTGTCaaatttgcatgtctagccacttttggccacatcggtcaGTCTTGCAAAATAGGGTtattttcgcaaaagtggttcaattaCCCATGTCTTATGATCTTGAGTTTCAATTCGGTGTCATATCACTTTAAGTTCCATCCATGTCGTGTTTGCGTCCCTAGCCACATTTGGCCATAtcagccatttttgcaaaaaaaaggGTCAATTTTCGCAAAGTAATTCTTAAGGCCATGATTGTTGGGATGTTGGAGTTATGTAAGCTTTAAATGgagtatttttcatgcattagagGTCAACTTTGTCAAGTTTGCACTAATAGTCACTTTCAGCCACTTAGGCCAATCTGCAAAATATAGCCTAATTGTGTCTTGCATTTGTCCACTAGGAAATGTTGTTGTGTCATGTAGTGTCCCGAGTCGCTAACCATGTTCTCTTTGTTCAGGTATGGACCCGCTGATTCGATCCAAAGTGCTGATGGTAGTAAAGATTCCCAAGAAATTGATTAagtggaggaaaatgttttcattGTTAGAGCAGCATGAGTCAATGCAGAAATTGGGTACCCTAACTTCTCTTCTTGATATCATACCTCGCCCAGACTTAGTGGAGGCGATGCTGACTTATTAGGATCCGCAAAATTTGATTTTCAGATTTGGAGAGTGTGAGATTACTCCTACCTTGGTGGAAATGTTTGATCTCACTCGTTTAAGCTATATAGGCAAGGACATGATACTTCCCCGAGACCACTCTAGGACAAGATTCCTCAGCGACCTGGGCTTGAAAGATAATAAGCATTTAAAATGTCTCGAGCGGTCCTAGATATCTTTGGATTATTTGTTTGCTAGATTTGGACCACATGATAGTTTTGACGTCTTTTGGGATGAGTTCTGCACAACCAAGGCAAAGTGGAAAAGACGTCGCCTCGAAGCTTTCAGCCTTGCTTTGTTGGGATTATTGGTTTTTCCATTAGATGAAAGGCACATTAGCACCCGTCTATAGTCAGTGGTAATGGCACTATTTTATGAGAAGCAACGCAAAATCGTTACAGTTGTGTCGATGATCTTAGCAGAGTTGTATCGAGCCCTGAGTGAGGTTAGGGGAGGTGTCAGATATTTTGAGGGAAGTAACCTTTTGCTACAACTGTGGATGATGGAGCATTTTCACACTGCTTCTTTACTTTGTCCCAACGATCGTGCCTTGAGGGATCGGGTCATATACATTGAGCGTAGGATCAAATATCCTAAGTTTACATACCCAGTAGGCGTCACGACTTGGATTGAGTTCCTTGGTTTGAGGATAAATGGGAATGTTTTGTGGGCTTACCTTTGGCTACCTTTGGATGATATCTTGGTAGGGTGCCTCATGCAGCCTTTCCTGATGTTGATAGGACTCAAGTGTGTCAGGCCATACACTCCCGTTAGGGTAATGCGGCAGTTGGGTAGAAGACAAGAGGAGCCTCCAACTTTGAATCTTCGGAGGCACATCATGACTTTTAGCAAAAAGGCGGTTGACAAAATCAAGTATGTGCAATACTGGAAAAATGcaaagaggatgaagaaaaataCATTAGTAGAGGACGTTGGCAGGCCCGAGTGTACTCAGGAGTACTTGATTTGGTTACAGTCCGTCCCACCAGGGGTCAGCACCCCATTGCAAGCACAACTTAGGGGTCGGGCAGTTCAGATAGATGATTTTGAGGAGGCATCGGACCAAGATCCCTGGGATAAGCTTGAGTTGATAAAGTCTCAGTTAGTGGGATTGGCAGCAAACGTGGAGCAGCATGGCCAATATTTGTTTAGGGTCAGACTTCAGAATGCGGGGGCATACGCCAGGGCCTTTATTCCCAGCATCGGTGTTTCTTTACGAGGCATGttacagagtttgagcatgatgGACAGCCTAGGACCATCCCAGTCAGAACCGTCGCAttcaggagcagcttgaggagtcatTCCATTTAGGTGTTTTGAGATTGTCTTATATTGTCTTTTACTTTCGCGTCTTGTCTAGGAGTACTGAGTCCTTTAGGTAGTGGTAGAGTCTATCATGGTGTAGTCGAGTCTATCATGTCTTTCATTATCGTACTTCTCTTTGTATTTTAATATCGAAAAGTTTTAAACGAAAAATCCCAAAAAGcttttgtttttagtttattttccatcacttttccagaactacgcttggtctgattcatgagggacatgatacgtaggaaacctacatcgggttcgatcaaatcatttttggttcaaaaaaagagagagtgagagaaagagagaagagatAAAAGAGGAAAAAGTGTTAAGAGATGTTGGAAAAGAAAGAGGAGGAAGGATCGAAATgagcaaattgggatgatgccatatgacccTGCGACCCTTAAAGCCAttttagaaccgttaattgttgctggGTGCATTGCAAATAATGTGATATTATCATATGATAAATGCCCTAACGTTAATATGGTGGTTTTGTATTGTTGTCCTTTGTTATCTTTATTTAATTTCaagaaggtggttagtttgttggcatcctggcaagtcctccatacaacacccgatcaaaacgTCAAACAGTCATGGCTATCAAGGAAACAGACACTGGAGTTGTAGACCACCAAGGGAGATTGTTGAGTCGGAATCGGAATTGCAAGAGGAGGTCCGGAGGTTGAACCAccagatggcagaaatgtatcaggcttggattaAGGGACACCCTCCACCCTCGTTCCCTACCAACTACACAGAAAACCCAGCTTCCATTCCACCACTATCTCAATCCCAGATGCCCAATAATATTGATCTTTCCCCCACAACACGCACCTGGCTTTACCCCTTACCACAACTACCCCAGCACTTCAGCCCAAACTATTCATGCTCCgccagccaaaacaacctcataCCCTACTCCGACATCTGCTCCTATTTTTGTACCCCCTCCACAAGCTACCCTCCACTGATCCTCTAGTGAGCCCGTATTCCCCACTCCAAATGCCCACTACTATGCActggagcccaccttcaaagtcccAAATCCTTACTCTTACACTCCCCaatttgagcctcatgttgaaactgacaaaccacccaagaacgcagagcaagaagagatgtttaggaaggtacagagtctggagcaatcattgagaaatatgcaagggttgggaAACCAGGTGAATGTGGtctataaggatttgtgtttgttACCCGATGTCCAACTGCctgccgggttcaagatgcccaagtttgacttgtatgacggCCATGGGGATCCTGTAGCTCATCTAAGGGGTTattgtagtaaaatgagaggcgTCGGGGGAAAAGACGAATTACTAAAGGCAtacttcagccaaagtctgagtggggcagctttagaatggtacaccTGCTAGGacgctagcaggtggtacacctgggatgatatGGCTCCGGCCTTCACCCGGCACTTTCAGTGCAATATAGACATTGTTCCAGACCGCCTATCCTGACCAAGGTGGAAAAGAATCCCAGTGAAAGGTTTAGAGAATATGGgttcagatggagggagcaagctgcacgAGTCAATCGTCCGATGGAAGAGGACGAGATGGTTAAATACTTTTTTCAAGCCCTGGAGCCCACTTACTATGGCCACTTGATCTCAGCTATTGGTAAGTCTTTCAATGATGTGGTGAAGATGGAAGAAATGGTGGAAGAGGGGCTCAAATTGAgtaagatcatgagctattctacTGTAAAAACAACCACCCAGGCAATCCAGAGTGATACCGGAAGTTTTCTaagcaagaagaagaaggaagatgtCGATATGGTTGTCTCCGGATCATGGCATGGCCAGAGGGATTCACCTCATCAGTACACCCATCCTCGACCCCGACCTCAAACCTAcgcccaagctccatataatccacctcAACATTACTTTTCCCCGTAAAACTCCCAATACTCAGCCAGGTCATCCCAATACCTTGTTCACCATGCACAGGCATATGCTCAACCCACAATGGCGTGCCTCAGTCCCATAGAATACccacccagctccacaaaatgcctatccacctccACAACCATACCAAAACCCCAATGGTTCAAATTTTCGATCAAGGCCAGAGTATAGAAGAGAGAGGCAGCAGCAAAAACAAACTTTTACCCTGCTTGGAGAGTCCTATGTTAGTCTGTTTCAAAGGTTAAGGCAGTTGCACGTCTTGAGGCCGATTGAGTCGAAGAtaccaaatcctcctccaaagaaccTCGATTATTCCCTGAGGTGCGCCTATTGTTCTTATGCTccagggcatgacatagagaagtgctggcatttgaaaagggcaatccaggagctcattgatacAAACCAAATTGTAGTCCAAATCCCAAACGCGCCAAACATTAACCAAAACCCTTTGTCAGCCCATGAAGAGACAcatatgattgaaatagttcacaaggatggggagcccaagaagTCTTCTAAGTCCATCATGATGATTCGGACCAATGAAAGTAATTTGGTTAAAGCTCCAGACTCTACCAAAGCAAAGCCCTTAAAAGTTGAAGGGGCGACAGAAAAGCCGAGCTCGCTCAATTTGAAGCAACCAGTGTTGGTCGTGAAAGGGCCTTCAAAAGATATTGGGGCAAGTCCGGAAAGTTCaaaagtggtagtaccagggaTTCCAAGTAAGCCTGTCCTAGTTGTGAAGGGGGCTCCTATCACCCCTATCATCATTAAACCAGTAACCCAGCTGGCAGTGATCGATGCCAAGGCTGTTTCGTGGAACTACAAACAAGTGatagtgacatacaaaggaaaagaagtagAGACAGAGGTTAATGAAACTGGAGGATTGACTCGTTCTGGGAGATATTTCACTCCAGAAGAATTAAGGAAGGCCAAACCATTCAAAGATAGCCAAATGCTAGTAAAGAAATCGGTCGCCgatgtagacatgtaatttttgaccctccccgaaattTTACACATCTTAGTGCTTATATATTTGTTTTTGGTCTAATTTGCTACTTCTGCTAGTTCTGActtctttttgctttattttatctttaaaaaaaactacaaaaatactcTTGCTTTATTCTAGCTAGTTCATATTTTGTCTAATTAGTTTTactcttgaaaaatacaaaaaaatagcaTTGTCACTTTTATTTATAGAAGGTAAGAAGAAATTTAAATATGTATTGAGTAGTATTATAATTTCTTTGATTTGGTTATTTGTTCTGTTTTTAGTTATTTCCTTTTATCtagataattagtatttttggtttaactttagaaaaaaagaagaaggaaaaattaacaaaaaaagaagaagagaaaaaagggaaaacaaaacaaacaaacgaagaAGGAAGAACGTGATAATGAAAGCAAAGGCAAAAGTTGGAAAGCAAAATCCAaaccttttccccttttttccaCCTTGTCACCTACGCTTTCCTCTTAATaaatttgtgattatttctttacCAATAGAGTATTGCTACCTCACCTTCCTATAACAAACTTTATCAACAAAGATTCCTCACAATGCTCACACTCCCTGCCTACACTACATCACACACCCTTTCTTGGAAATATCCACACACTTTGAtgcaaaaaatataaatacacaCACTCAGatagagaatagagggggacagAAGAGAACGAGGAGGGgtaacaaaaaaagaaaacgCATAGGACAAAAGAAACAGGGGCGAGAGAATTGGAGGAGGGCCTTCTTCACGTTTTCCTCTGAAAATGCTCCTCCATTTCTCGGCGTTAGAAAACCTTCAAATACTATGAAGGTTGCTG is a genomic window of Nicotiana tabacum cultivar K326 chromosome 16, ASM71507v2, whole genome shotgun sequence containing:
- the LOC107800377 gene encoding uncharacterized protein LOC107800377, which encodes MALFYEKQRKIVTVVSMILAELYRALSEVRGGVRYFEGSNLLLQLWMMEHFHTASLLCPNDRALRDRVIYIERRIKYPKFTYPVGVTTWIEFLGLRINGNVLWAYLWLPLDDILVGCLMQPFLMLIGLKCVRPYTPVRVMRQLGRRQEEPPTLNLRRHIMTFSKKAVDKIKYVQYWKNAKRMKKNTLVEDVGRPECTQEYLIWLQSVPPGVSTPLQAQLRGRAVQIDDFEEASDQDPWDKLELIKSQLVGLAANVEQHGQYLFRVRLQNAGAYARAFIPSIGVSLRGMLQSLSMMDSLGPSQSEPSHSGAA